Genomic DNA from Sphingomonas lacunae:
GGCTGGCGTTGTTGCTTTCGCTACCGATTGTTGACTTTGGAGCGATTTCGGCGCGCGACCAGCTGTCACGGCTGCAATCCGGTGCGGTCAAACCGGCCGATTTTGACTGGGCAGCGATGGCGTTTGATTTCGGTCCGGCCGGGCGGGCGGCGCTGGAGCGTCTCGCTCGCACTGGTCCGGCGGATCAGCGCGAACTGGCTGGTGAGGCGCTTAAGGCCGAGGACCGCTACAGGCTTGCGAATGCGCAGCGCAACGCGCCCGACAGTGCCACGATCAGGCAGGCGATGGTGATCCGTCCCGCAGGACGCGCCGTGCCTGACGCTGCCGTGAGAGTCATCCGCCAGATGGGTCTGTGCGGCGCCGGAACATGTCTTGTGCAGTGGATAGACGATGAACGTTTCGTGCTGGTGTCTGGTCGCGAGGAAGGCGAATATCCCCTGGTCGTGCTGTTCACCTCCGCTGAGGATGGTGCCCAATGGTCGAGCAATTACCTCAACAGCGGGGCTTCCCAGCTGACCGGTGATCTGGAAGCCGTCCGGATTGAGGCGCGCCCGGTCAGCCGGCGACAGGTGTACGTCAATGGCCAGCCGGTCGGGGATGAGTTCGAATAGGGCAGCGGCGGCCGGGCTGACAGGACCGGGTCGCGGGGTTGGCGCTTGAAGCAAGCGGCTCCCCCTGCTAGCGGCTGATCTCCGCACTTTTGCAAGCCAAGGATGATGCGCCAGCATGTCTGTCGATAATGCCACCGTGACCAAGATCGCCAAGCTAGCCCGCATCGCCGTGAGCGATGCCGAGGTTGAAGCCCTGGTCCCCGAACTCAACAATATTCTCGGCTGGGTAGAGCAATTGGGTGAAGTGGATGTGACCGGTGTGGAGCCGATGACAGCGGTGATCCCCAACACGCTGCGGTTGCGGGACGATGTGGTCAATGCCGATCCGCTGACCGGTGGCAATGTGCGTGACAAGGTGCTGGCCAATGCCCCTGAACCGCAACATGGCTTTTTCGGCGTGCCCAAGGTGATTGAGTGAGTGCCAAAGGCATGAATCCGATCATCCCGTGCAGCCGCGCAGTGGCGACTGGC
This window encodes:
- the gatC gene encoding Asp-tRNA(Asn)/Glu-tRNA(Gln) amidotransferase subunit GatC yields the protein MSVDNATVTKIAKLARIAVSDAEVEALVPELNNILGWVEQLGEVDVTGVEPMTAVIPNTLRLRDDVVNADPLTGGNVRDKVLANAPEPQHGFFGVPKVIE